The following coding sequences lie in one Flavobacterium sediminis genomic window:
- a CDS encoding HlyD family secretion protein yields MKITRFLFSHRAFHLLVTVSATLLVVSGVILAVWFYVFYKNHEETNDAQVEQYVTPIIARVTGYIEDIRYEENQFVHKGDTLIIIDDREFKAKVDLAQAEIENAEKNINVLQKTVEMTANNVSVRKSQLAAAKAEMWKAKQEYDRYSELYKEEAATMQQVEKVKTDYDAARSHYNEILSSISVAHSNTGEAEAKIPTAVAVIKAKKAVADNANLILSYTVITAPYDGWVGRKVLQPGQLVKEGQALVSMVSQEKWVTANFKETQIEYLAVGQKVTLEADAISSHEFSGTVESLSPASGARFSLLPPDNATGNFVKIEQRIPVRIQIDETDPKSKLLKAGMNVIVVAKHN; encoded by the coding sequence ATGAAAATAACAAGATTTTTGTTTTCACATCGTGCGTTCCATCTATTAGTAACAGTTTCTGCTACCTTATTAGTGGTAAGCGGAGTGATTTTGGCTGTTTGGTTTTACGTTTTCTATAAGAACCATGAGGAAACCAATGACGCTCAGGTCGAACAATATGTTACGCCAATTATTGCACGGGTAACCGGCTATATTGAAGATATTCGATACGAAGAAAATCAATTTGTACACAAAGGTGATACACTTATCATTATTGATGACAGAGAGTTTAAAGCAAAAGTAGATTTGGCACAAGCTGAAATTGAAAATGCTGAAAAAAATATTAATGTGTTACAAAAAACAGTCGAAATGACGGCTAATAATGTTTCGGTTAGAAAATCGCAATTAGCTGCTGCAAAAGCTGAAATGTGGAAGGCTAAACAAGAGTATGATCGTTATTCCGAATTGTATAAGGAAGAAGCTGCAACCATGCAACAGGTGGAAAAAGTGAAAACCGACTATGATGCAGCAAGATCACATTATAATGAAATTTTAAGCAGTATCAGCGTAGCGCACTCGAATACGGGTGAAGCTGAGGCTAAAATTCCAACTGCCGTAGCTGTGATTAAAGCTAAAAAAGCTGTCGCTGATAATGCTAATCTCATCTTATCCTATACTGTAATTACTGCTCCTTATGACGGTTGGGTCGGGCGAAAAGTGTTGCAACCCGGACAATTAGTAAAAGAAGGCCAAGCTTTGGTTTCTATGGTGAGTCAGGAAAAATGGGTGACGGCCAATTTTAAAGAAACTCAAATCGAATATTTAGCAGTAGGGCAAAAAGTAACTTTAGAAGCTGATGCGATCAGTAGTCATGAATTCTCTGGAACAGTTGAATCGCTTTCACCGGCAAGTGGTGCCCGTTTCTCCCTGCTTCCACCGGACAATGCTACAGGGAATTTTGTGAAGATCGAACAACGTATTCCGGTTCGTATTCAAATCGATGAAACCGATCCGAAATCAAAACTGCTTAAAGCAGGAATGAATGTTATTGTAGTAGCTAAGCATAACTAA
- a CDS encoding efflux MFS transporter permease: MIQGNVFKPWVPNWLIILVLVFCMLHSMVLLGVYTSNITYSASFLDVEVEDLQFSLCVTYGTFLATILIESRLFKFFPTKKYFVTIYGLAAITFILSAYTDNFSLFIVLRMVEGVLMALPWIPLRQLLITRFQSKNAVILGFTFNYGTLLLASPFIMNIAVWLLENYDWKYMAYGSAMFQIICVGLVMLTFNENRFHKKIPLYQVDWSSYILVLTAILSGAFVFIYGEKLYWFDSIAIKAAIVVAFITGGLFVIRQVVLKRPCFDMGVFQFDNLRIGFLLFIIFYISRATLNICHSTMFSVWNWEPSRVAHVQYLNVIGNLIGMITAGFILAKGLASRYAFMLGFFLLAVYHLWFTFLFVPDAALRDIALPYTIQGMAVGVLFVPLVLFTVSSVPVEYAPFSGTVGVSGRFWGSTIGFCIMQNAQVFLQKKHYTKLSQSVLWESPETQERISQYTNSFIAKGYATDDAGKLAIRQVLDSLSKQSVLLGNMEIFTALGYVLLLLTVLLLFNKHLKQTFDIFKNRVWGS, translated from the coding sequence ATGATACAAGGAAACGTGTTTAAGCCTTGGGTTCCCAATTGGCTTATCATCTTGGTTTTGGTGTTTTGTATGTTGCATTCCATGGTTTTATTGGGAGTGTATACCTCAAATATTACCTATTCTGCAAGTTTCTTGGATGTTGAAGTAGAAGATTTGCAATTTTCACTTTGTGTAACCTACGGAACTTTTTTGGCTACGATCCTCATCGAAAGCCGATTGTTTAAATTCTTTCCGACGAAAAAGTATTTTGTCACGATTTATGGCTTAGCAGCTATTACATTTATACTGTCTGCATATACTGATAATTTTTCGTTGTTCATAGTATTGCGAATGGTAGAAGGAGTCCTTATGGCGTTACCTTGGATTCCGTTACGGCAATTGTTGATTACACGTTTTCAATCTAAAAATGCAGTTATTCTCGGGTTTACCTTTAATTACGGAACCTTACTTTTGGCCTCGCCTTTTATTATGAATATTGCGGTGTGGTTATTGGAAAACTACGATTGGAAATATATGGCATATGGCTCAGCTATGTTCCAAATCATTTGTGTGGGGTTGGTTATGCTGACGTTTAACGAAAATCGTTTTCATAAAAAAATTCCACTGTATCAGGTAGATTGGTCCAGTTATATTTTGGTTTTAACCGCTATTTTATCGGGAGCCTTTGTTTTTATTTATGGTGAAAAACTATATTGGTTTGATTCTATAGCGATTAAAGCAGCAATTGTTGTGGCATTCATAACCGGAGGTTTATTTGTGATCCGGCAGGTAGTACTTAAAAGGCCATGTTTTGATATGGGAGTGTTTCAATTCGATAATTTAAGGATCGGGTTTTTACTCTTTATCATTTTTTATATTTCAAGAGCAACGCTTAATATTTGCCATAGTACCATGTTTTCGGTATGGAATTGGGAACCTTCAAGAGTTGCGCACGTACAATATTTAAACGTGATCGGCAACCTGATCGGTATGATTACTGCCGGATTTATTCTGGCTAAAGGTTTAGCCTCCAGATATGCCTTTATGCTTGGCTTTTTTCTTCTTGCAGTTTACCATTTGTGGTTTACGTTTTTGTTTGTGCCTGATGCTGCTTTAAGAGATATAGCTTTGCCTTACACTATACAAGGGATGGCGGTTGGTGTACTTTTTGTACCGTTAGTCTTATTTACAGTTTCTTCCGTTCCGGTTGAATATGCTCCTTTTTCTGGAACTGTAGGGGTTTCGGGACGATTTTGGGGAAGTACTATCGGTTTTTGTATTATGCAAAATGCACAAGTATTTCTTCAGAAAAAACACTACACGAAACTAAGTCAAAGTGTTCTTTGGGAAAGTCCGGAAACACAAGAACGAATTTCACAATATACCAATAGCTTTATCGCTAAAGGATATGCGACGGATGATGCCGGGAAATTGGCTATCAGGCAAGTATTAGATTCGCTTTCTAAACAATCTGTGTTGTTAGGTAATATGGAAATCTTTACCGCTTTGGGTTACGTGTTACTGTTATTGACAGTGCTTTTATTGTTCAATAAACATTTGAAACAAACGTTCGATATTTTCAAAAACAGAGTTTGGGGAAGTTAG
- the dnaE gene encoding DNA polymerase III subunit alpha → MYLIFDTETTGLPKSYTAPITDTDNWPRCIQIAWQLHDEMGRLVEHQDYLVRPDGFNIPYDAERIHGISTELAQEQGISLVEALEKFNIALSKAKYVVGQNVGFDVNVMGCEFHRMEFGTDLADLPVLDTCTETTAELLKLPGGRGGRFKLPTLTELHEYLFGEPFAEAHNATADVEATTRCFLELLKREIFPKEELDVPVDYYTRFREQNPMQIQLIGLKHINLKKASDEVRARLQKLQGDAGKVIISEEILEQFEQAHFAHLHNHSQFSVLQSTIGIQDLVKAASKFNMPAVAMTDHGNMMGAFQFVSAVLNYNKGVLAKIKEAEEKGEECAEIPVKPIVGCEFNICENHLDKTKKDSGYQVVFLAKNKKGYHNLAKMSSIAHIDGFYYVPRIDKEIVKKYKEDIIVLSGNLNGEIPNKILNIGENQAEEALMWWKEQFGEDFYVEVMRHNQEDENRVNDTLISLAKKHDVKLVATNNTYYVKKEDANAHDILLCVKDGEKQSTPIGRGRGYRFGLPNQEYYFKSVEEMKTLFKDLPEAIINIEEIIEKVEEYSLYRDVLLPKFDIPEEFQVAEDDEDGGKRGENKYLRHLTYEGAKKRYGVIDEEISERLDFELATIEKTGYPGYFLIVQDFIAAARNMGVSVGPGRGSAAGSAVAYCLGITNIDPIKYDLLFERFLNPDRVSMPDIDIDFDDEGRSRVMDYVIQKYGANQVAQIITYGKMATKSAIRDTARVLDLPLYEADRIAKLIPGMMPSKWNLARFLSENEEDVKKALKSADEFERVKELIAIAQETDLQAETIQQAKVIEGSMRNTGIHACGVIITPDDITNFVPVATAKDSDLYVTQFDNSVAESAGLLKMDFLGLKTLTLIKDTVKLVKYRHGIELDPEQFPIDDQKTYELFQRGETVGIFQYESAGMQKYMKELKPTVFADLIAMNALYRPGPLEYIPSFIRRKNGEEPIVYDLDACEEYLAETYGITVYQEQVMLLSQKLAGFSKGDADVLRKAMGKKLIDVLEKMKSKFIEGAVKNGHAEDKLEKIWKDWTAFAQYAFNKSHSTCYAWVAYQTAYLKAHYPAEYMAAVLSNNMNDIKQVSFFMEESKRMGLQVLGPDVNESYYKFTVNEQNAVRFGMGAIKGVGEGAVNTIVENRKDGKYKSIFDLAKRIDLRAANKKAFENLALAGGFDCFEDTHRAQYFHNEGDGISFLEKAMKYGAKYQENENSAQVSLFGDASEVQIPEPVVPPCEEWNTMEKLAKEKEVVGIFISGHPLDDFKYEMHYFCNTKLDDLRELNNHVGKNISVGGIITNVEHRVSKNGKGWAVFVLEGYEESYEFKIFGEEYLKFRHFLIQNNFTFLRFMVKEGWINADGRRSDPKIQFLAVQYLQDVLTTFAKKLILQFNIAELSENLIHSLHTLFQREKGDHQVTIEVMELEKVTKEVITQVTAELPETDDIDENLDVESLETEIEPLRTEVEEIRVVTKLSMPSRKMKVKISTELLRELEENQINFKLN, encoded by the coding sequence ATGTATTTAATTTTCGATACCGAAACTACCGGATTACCTAAAAGCTATACGGCTCCTATTACTGATACGGATAACTGGCCTCGATGTATTCAGATCGCATGGCAGTTGCACGACGAAATGGGGCGCTTGGTAGAGCATCAGGATTATTTGGTTCGACCTGATGGATTCAACATTCCGTATGACGCTGAAAGAATTCACGGTATTTCTACCGAATTGGCGCAAGAACAAGGAATTTCTTTAGTAGAAGCTTTAGAAAAGTTCAATATTGCACTGTCGAAAGCTAAATATGTTGTGGGACAAAACGTGGGTTTCGACGTTAATGTCATGGGATGTGAGTTCCACAGAATGGAATTTGGGACGGATTTAGCCGATTTACCGGTTTTAGATACGTGTACCGAAACGACCGCCGAGTTACTAAAATTACCCGGAGGTAGAGGGGGACGTTTTAAGTTGCCAACATTGACCGAGTTACATGAATATTTGTTTGGCGAACCTTTCGCAGAAGCCCATAATGCTACAGCCGATGTGGAGGCTACTACTCGCTGTTTCTTGGAATTGTTGAAAAGAGAAATTTTTCCGAAAGAAGAGTTAGACGTTCCGGTAGATTATTACACACGATTCCGTGAGCAAAACCCGATGCAGATACAGTTGATTGGCTTAAAACATATCAACTTAAAAAAAGCATCGGATGAGGTAAGAGCCCGTTTGCAAAAACTTCAGGGTGATGCCGGTAAAGTAATTATTTCAGAAGAAATTCTGGAGCAATTTGAACAGGCTCATTTTGCGCATTTACACAATCATTCACAATTTTCAGTTTTACAATCTACCATTGGAATTCAGGATTTAGTAAAAGCTGCTTCTAAATTTAATATGCCGGCAGTTGCTATGACCGATCATGGAAACATGATGGGAGCCTTTCAATTTGTAAGTGCTGTTCTGAATTATAACAAAGGCGTTTTGGCTAAAATTAAAGAAGCCGAAGAAAAAGGAGAAGAATGTGCCGAAATTCCGGTAAAACCAATTGTAGGTTGTGAATTTAACATTTGTGAAAATCATTTGGATAAAACCAAAAAAGATTCGGGTTACCAAGTGGTCTTTCTGGCAAAAAATAAAAAAGGCTACCACAATTTAGCCAAAATGTCCTCCATTGCACATATTGACGGTTTTTATTATGTGCCGAGGATCGATAAAGAAATTGTAAAAAAATACAAAGAAGATATCATTGTTTTATCCGGAAATCTAAATGGAGAGATTCCGAATAAAATTTTAAATATCGGTGAAAATCAGGCGGAAGAAGCTTTGATGTGGTGGAAAGAACAATTTGGTGAAGATTTCTACGTGGAAGTAATGCGCCACAATCAGGAAGACGAAAATCGTGTAAACGACACATTGATTTCGTTGGCTAAAAAGCACGATGTCAAATTGGTAGCAACCAATAATACCTATTACGTTAAAAAAGAAGATGCAAATGCACACGATATTTTGTTGTGTGTAAAAGATGGTGAAAAACAATCAACACCTATTGGTCGTGGTCGTGGCTATCGTTTCGGTTTGCCTAATCAGGAATATTATTTCAAATCAGTTGAAGAGATGAAAACGCTCTTTAAAGATTTGCCTGAAGCCATCATCAATATCGAAGAAATAATAGAGAAAGTAGAAGAATATTCTTTGTATCGCGATGTGTTACTTCCCAAATTTGATATTCCGGAAGAATTTCAAGTAGCAGAAGATGATGAAGATGGCGGAAAACGAGGCGAAAATAAATATTTAAGACATCTTACGTATGAAGGTGCTAAAAAGCGTTACGGAGTAATTGATGAAGAAATTTCGGAACGTTTGGATTTTGAATTAGCGACTATTGAAAAAACCGGATACCCAGGTTATTTCTTGATTGTTCAGGATTTCATTGCCGCAGCCAGAAACATGGGAGTTTCCGTAGGTCCAGGACGTGGATCAGCAGCAGGATCAGCCGTAGCTTACTGTTTAGGAATTACGAATATCGATCCCATTAAGTACGATTTGCTTTTTGAGCGTTTCCTAAATCCGGATCGTGTGTCGATGCCCGATATTGATATCGATTTTGATGACGAAGGAAGAAGCCGTGTTATGGATTATGTAATTCAAAAATACGGTGCCAATCAGGTAGCGCAGATCATTACCTACGGTAAAATGGCAACTAAATCGGCTATTCGTGATACCGCTCGTGTATTGGATTTGCCTTTGTATGAGGCAGATAGGATTGCGAAATTGATACCCGGAATGATGCCGAGCAAATGGAATTTGGCTCGATTCCTTTCCGAAAATGAAGAGGATGTAAAGAAAGCACTGAAGTCGGCTGACGAATTTGAGCGTGTGAAGGAATTGATCGCCATTGCACAGGAAACCGATTTGCAAGCAGAAACGATTCAGCAGGCCAAAGTCATTGAGGGTTCTATGCGTAACACCGGTATTCACGCTTGTGGAGTGATCATTACGCCAGACGATATTACCAATTTCGTTCCGGTGGCTACAGCAAAGGATTCTGATCTGTATGTAACGCAGTTTGACAACTCAGTAGCAGAATCGGCCGGATTACTAAAAATGGACTTCTTGGGGTTGAAAACATTAACCCTGATTAAAGATACAGTCAAATTAGTCAAATACCGACATGGAATAGAATTGGATCCGGAACAGTTCCCGATTGACGATCAAAAGACGTACGAGTTGTTCCAGCGTGGAGAAACAGTTGGTATTTTCCAATACGAGTCCGCCGGAATGCAAAAATACATGAAAGAGCTGAAACCTACGGTTTTTGCCGATTTGATTGCGATGAACGCCTTGTATCGTCCGGGACCGTTGGAATATATTCCTTCTTTTATCCGAAGAAAAAACGGAGAAGAACCGATCGTTTACGATTTAGATGCTTGTGAAGAATATTTAGCTGAAACTTATGGAATTACTGTATATCAGGAGCAGGTAATGTTGCTTTCGCAAAAATTAGCCGGTTTCTCAAAAGGTGATGCCGATGTGTTGCGTAAAGCGATGGGTAAAAAGTTGATCGATGTTCTGGAAAAAATGAAATCCAAATTCATTGAAGGAGCAGTTAAAAACGGACACGCCGAAGATAAGTTGGAGAAAATTTGGAAAGACTGGACGGCTTTTGCGCAATATGCGTTTAATAAATCGCACTCTACCTGTTATGCTTGGGTGGCTTATCAAACGGCTTATTTAAAAGCGCATTATCCGGCAGAATATATGGCGGCAGTACTTTCGAATAACATGAACGATATCAAACAGGTTTCGTTCTTTATGGAAGAAAGTAAACGAATGGGCTTACAGGTCTTAGGTCCGGATGTGAATGAGTCGTACTATAAGTTTACGGTAAACGAACAAAATGCTGTTCGTTTTGGTATGGGAGCGATAAAAGGTGTGGGAGAAGGCGCCGTAAATACTATTGTAGAAAACAGAAAAGACGGAAAATACAAATCCATTTTTGATTTAGCCAAGCGAATTGATCTGCGGGCTGCCAATAAAAAAGCATTTGAGAATTTAGCCTTGGCCGGAGGTTTTGATTGTTTTGAGGATACACATAGGGCGCAATATTTTCATAATGAGGGAGACGGAATCTCTTTCTTAGAAAAAGCTATGAAATACGGTGCTAAATATCAGGAAAATGAGAATTCCGCTCAGGTGAGTTTGTTTGGTGATGCTTCAGAAGTTCAAATTCCCGAACCGGTTGTCCCGCCATGTGAAGAGTGGAACACTATGGAAAAACTGGCAAAAGAGAAAGAAGTGGTAGGGATCTTTATTTCGGGGCATCCTTTGGATGATTTTAAATATGAGATGCATTATTTCTGCAATACTAAATTAGATGATTTAAGAGAGCTGAATAACCATGTAGGGAAAAATATTTCAGTAGGAGGAATTATAACCAATGTGGAACACCGTGTGTCTAAAAACGGAAAAGGATGGGCTGTCTTTGTATTAGAGGGGTATGAGGAGAGTTATGAGTTTAAGATTTTCGGAGAAGAGTATTTAAAATTCAGACATTTTCTAATACAAAACAATTTTACATTCCTTCGCTTCATGGTAAAAGAAGGTTGGATAAATGCAGACGGAAGACGTTCTGACCCGAAGATACAGTTTTTAGCTGTTCAGTATTTACAAGATGTACTGACTACATTTGCTAAAAAATTAATCTTACAGTTCAATATTGCCGAATTAAGTGAAAATCTGATTCATTCATTACATACTTTGTTCCAAAGAGAAAAAGGAGATCATCAGGTTACGATAGAAGTGATGGAACTGGAGAAAGTAACCAAAGAAGTCATTACACAGGTAACGGCTGAACTTCCTGAGACTGATGATATAGACGAAAATCTGGATGTAGAAAGTTTAGAGACAGAAATAGAACCTTTGCGTACGGAAGTGGAGGAGATCAGAGTGGTAACTAAATTAAGTATGCCAAGCCGGAAAATGAAAGTGAAGATTTCAACGGAATTATTAAGAGAACTGGAAGAGAATCAGATAAACTTCAAATTGAACTAG
- the trxA gene encoding thioredoxin has product MALAITDATFEEVVLKSDKPVVVDFWAAWCGPCRMVGPVIDEISTEYDGKAVVGKVDVDANQEFAAKYGVRNIPTVLVFQNGEVVGRQVGVAPKKTYTDAIDALL; this is encoded by the coding sequence ATGGCATTAGCAATAACTGATGCTACTTTTGAAGAAGTAGTATTAAAATCAGATAAACCGGTAGTGGTAGATTTTTGGGCGGCATGGTGTGGTCCTTGTAGAATGGTGGGTCCGGTTATTGACGAAATCTCAACAGAATACGACGGAAAAGCTGTTGTAGGTAAAGTTGATGTAGATGCAAACCAAGAATTTGCAGCAAAATACGGAGTACGTAACATTCCTACCGTTTTAGTTTTCCAAAACGGAGAAGTAGTAGGACGTCAAGTAGGAGTAGCTCCTAAAAAAACATACACAGATGCAATTGATGCATTGTTGTAA
- a CDS encoding DUF58 domain-containing protein → MKIETQLEKVAAIQHLELLANQVVEGFISGMHKSPFHGFSAEFAEHKIYNPGESTKFIDWKLFAKTDKLFTKRFEEETNLRCHIIIDDSSSMHYPALERSMPFYHSKIGFSVLAAASLMNLLKKQRDAVGLSIYSDEYEYYAPEKGSERHHRMLLHQLEQLLDKNPENKKTDTVTFLHQIAEKIHRRSMIILFTDMFQKEDEDKIFKALQHLKHNKHKIVVFHVFDKDKEFSFQFSDAPKKFIDVETGESVQLFAENVKESYQKAVEMYFQKIKENCLQYKIQYVPAAVGENFEKILISYLIEKQKFV, encoded by the coding sequence ATGAAGATTGAAACACAGTTAGAAAAAGTAGCAGCTATACAGCATCTGGAGCTTTTAGCAAATCAGGTTGTTGAAGGTTTTATTTCGGGAATGCACAAGTCACCGTTTCACGGTTTTTCCGCAGAATTTGCAGAGCATAAGATTTACAATCCCGGAGAAAGTACCAAATTTATCGACTGGAAGTTATTTGCTAAAACCGATAAGCTGTTTACGAAGCGATTTGAGGAAGAAACTAATTTACGTTGCCATATTATCATAGATGACTCTTCTTCGATGCATTATCCGGCTTTAGAGCGTTCAATGCCTTTCTATCATAGCAAAATAGGTTTTTCGGTTTTGGCAGCAGCCAGTCTTATGAATTTACTGAAAAAACAACGTGATGCGGTAGGCTTAAGTATTTATTCAGATGAATATGAATATTATGCGCCGGAAAAAGGAAGTGAGCGCCATCATCGTATGTTGCTGCATCAGTTGGAACAACTTTTGGATAAAAACCCGGAGAATAAGAAAACAGATACGGTTACTTTTTTACATCAGATTGCTGAAAAAATACACCGTCGCTCTATGATTATTCTGTTTACAGATATGTTTCAGAAAGAAGATGAAGATAAGATTTTTAAAGCGCTACAACATTTGAAACACAACAAGCATAAAATTGTGGTTTTCCATGTTTTTGATAAGGATAAAGAATTCTCGTTTCAATTTTCAGATGCACCTAAGAAATTTATAGATGTGGAAACAGGAGAATCCGTTCAGCTATTTGCTGAAAATGTAAAAGAGAGTTATCAAAAAGCAGTTGAAATGTACTTTCAGAAAATTAAAGAAAATTGTTTACAATATAAAATTCAGTATGTACCGGCAGCTGTGGGAGAAAATTTTGAAAAAATTTTAATATCCTATTTGATTGAAAAACAGAAGTTTGTTTAA
- a CDS encoding site-specific integrase, producing the protein MKKLSILFILPKGKVRRDNKIVIKCRVTYDKNRKEFSTGIFINPDYWDGKSQEVKNSNGSNIVNSQLNLIKTKINQVFLYLQVNDTKFTVEDILRKYKGEPTKKEFGIVEVYNNYLLRIEKLVGKDIQLVTYNKYIESLRHLKAFLKSKYKQKDILVLELKYPFITEYEYFLKTEQNLQLSTLNKAIQRFRKVISFAISQGYLDRDPFYAYKAKRLKKEVVFLNSNQLKALECKNFEIVRLQQIKDMFVFCCYTGLGFKEMMGLKYSNIIERFDGNEWLSVKRNKTSRVYYVPILPIAKVLIKKYQNETDYVFPRMSNPKFNAYLKEIANVVGIQLNLTHHIARKTFATTVLLYNDVPMEVVSELLGHSKLSTTQEHYAKVVQKKVSEQMNSLSEKLNKNEENRKD; encoded by the coding sequence ATGAAAAAATTAAGTATTTTATTTATTTTACCTAAAGGTAAAGTTAGACGTGATAACAAAATAGTTATTAAATGTAGAGTAACATATGATAAGAATAGAAAGGAATTCTCTACCGGAATATTTATAAATCCTGATTATTGGGATGGAAAAAGCCAAGAAGTAAAAAATTCCAATGGGAGTAATATTGTTAATTCACAACTAAACCTGATTAAGACAAAAATTAATCAGGTTTTTTTATACCTACAAGTGAATGATACTAAATTCACTGTTGAAGATATTTTGAGAAAATATAAAGGAGAACCAACTAAAAAGGAATTTGGAATAGTAGAAGTGTATAATAACTATTTACTACGAATTGAAAAGTTAGTTGGAAAGGATATTCAACTGGTTACCTATAACAAGTATATAGAGTCTTTAAGGCATTTAAAAGCCTTTCTAAAGTCGAAATATAAGCAAAAGGATATTTTGGTGTTAGAATTAAAATATCCTTTTATAACAGAGTATGAGTATTTTTTAAAGACTGAACAAAATCTTCAATTGAGTACACTTAATAAAGCTATTCAAAGATTTAGAAAAGTAATTTCTTTTGCAATTAGTCAAGGCTATTTAGATAGAGATCCTTTTTACGCTTATAAAGCAAAAAGATTAAAAAAAGAAGTAGTATTTCTAAATTCAAATCAATTAAAAGCTTTAGAGTGTAAAAATTTTGAAATAGTTAGACTGCAACAAATTAAAGATATGTTTGTGTTTTGTTGTTATACAGGTTTAGGTTTTAAAGAAATGATGGGTTTGAAATATTCTAACATCATTGAAAGATTTGATGGAAACGAATGGCTGAGTGTTAAGCGTAATAAGACCAGTAGAGTTTATTATGTTCCAATATTACCTATTGCAAAAGTTTTGATTAAGAAATATCAAAATGAAACAGATTATGTATTTCCAAGAATGTCAAATCCTAAATTCAATGCCTATTTAAAGGAAATAGCGAATGTGGTAGGAATACAACTCAATTTAACCCATCACATTGCTAGAAAAACTTTTGCAACTACAGTTTTGTTATATAATGATGTGCCAATGGAAGTAGTGTCTGAACTATTAGGGCATTCTAAATTATCTACAACACAAGAACATTATGCAAAGGTGGTTCAAAAGAAAGTTAGTGAGCAAATGAATTCGTTATCAGAAAAATTAAATAAGAATGAGGAAAACCGTAAGGATTAG
- a CDS encoding helix-turn-helix domain-containing protein: MLAKDKTEILKLFGKNLRKLRESKGLTQEQLANELGLEISQISRIERGVINTSIYTLYQISSFLNIDMNELFKTTE, encoded by the coding sequence GTGTTAGCAAAGGATAAAACAGAAATATTAAAATTATTTGGTAAAAACCTTAGAAAACTAAGAGAATCTAAAGGTTTAACTCAGGAGCAACTTGCCAATGAATTAGGTTTGGAAATTTCCCAAATAAGTAGAATAGAAAGAGGTGTAATAAACACCTCAATCTATACTCTTTACCAGATTTCTTCTTTCCTCAACATTGATATGAATGAACTTTTTAAAACAACAGAATAA
- a CDS encoding AAA family ATPase, producing MQLKKAKRQQVKLKIGLSGPSGYGKTYSALLLAFGMTNDWNKIAIIDTENNSASLYSHLGEFNVLTLNEPFTPERYIEAIKVCENEGIEVLIIDSISHEWNGKGGCLEIHEQLGGRFQDWNKVTPRHNSFLDAIIQSKLHVITTSRRKVDYSLDQDSNGKTKVMKLGTKEIQREGYEYEITVNFEFLNDKHLVTVSKDRTGLFVGKPEFIINASTGKKLLDWCNQGTSFEELKVMIESTTSTDELKNIYNENTQFKTELYPLIIKRNEELNSINSQVVNDNIVQP from the coding sequence ATGCAATTAAAAAAAGCAAAAAGACAACAAGTAAAATTAAAAATTGGTTTGTCAGGACCAAGTGGTTATGGGAAAACCTATAGTGCACTATTATTAGCTTTTGGAATGACTAATGATTGGAATAAGATAGCTATTATAGATACAGAGAATAATAGTGCAAGTTTATATTCTCATTTAGGAGAATTTAATGTGTTAACTTTAAATGAACCCTTTACTCCAGAGCGTTATATTGAAGCTATTAAAGTTTGCGAAAACGAAGGAATTGAAGTTTTAATTATTGACTCAATTTCGCACGAGTGGAATGGAAAAGGAGGTTGTTTAGAGATACATGAACAGCTTGGAGGAAGATTCCAAGATTGGAATAAAGTAACTCCCCGTCATAATTCGTTTTTAGATGCGATTATTCAATCTAAACTTCATGTTATAACAACTTCAAGAAGAAAAGTAGATTATAGTTTAGACCAAGATTCAAATGGTAAAACTAAAGTGATGAAATTGGGAACTAAGGAAATTCAACGCGAGGGTTACGAATATGAAATTACCGTAAACTTTGAGTTTTTAAATGATAAACACCTAGTTACTGTAAGCAAAGACAGAACTGGACTTTTTGTGGGTAAACCTGAATTTATAATTAACGCTTCTACAGGTAAAAAACTATTGGATTGGTGTAATCAAGGAACATCTTTTGAAGAGTTAAAAGTGATGATTGAAAGCACAACTTCAACCGATGAATTGAAAAATATTTATAATGAAAACACTCAATTTAAAACGGAACTATATCCTTTAATTATAAAAAGGAATGAAGAATTAAATTCAATTAATTCTCAAGTTGTAAATGACAATATTGTTCAACCATAA